A region of uncultured Anaeromusa sp. DNA encodes the following proteins:
- a CDS encoding NAD(P)-dependent oxidoreductase: MKILIVGHFSDTSKATVTNHFPENWDVVIVPPGEDVLQHIKDCQVLIPEHIKVDHSLLSAAPHLKLVQTGAGYDNVDVDACTTLGIWAANAAGVNAQAVAEHVLALLLSYYKNIPFLDAFMKNKLDENQLNYTGSELAGKTIGIVGLGAIGKKVAAFCKALDMNVLACVRNPSVTSDDLVKITDFDTLVSTADIISVHVPLTQQTRHLFNKTVFQKMKQTALFINTARGGIVKESDLIDALKNRDILGACLDVFDSEPLPLSSELRTLDNVILTPHTAGLPDGRKFHKKRYDFFIRNINRVTNGEEPESKLNQLVACGTDKTNESEELP; this comes from the coding sequence ATGAAGATTCTCATCGTCGGCCATTTTAGCGATACCTCAAAAGCAACCGTTACAAATCACTTTCCCGAAAACTGGGATGTTGTGATCGTCCCTCCAGGAGAAGATGTACTGCAGCATATAAAAGACTGCCAAGTACTCATACCGGAGCATATCAAAGTAGACCACAGTCTGCTTTCTGCCGCTCCCCATTTGAAACTGGTACAAACAGGCGCTGGCTATGACAATGTAGATGTTGACGCCTGCACAACTCTTGGCATTTGGGCCGCCAACGCCGCTGGCGTAAACGCGCAGGCCGTGGCTGAGCACGTCCTGGCGTTGCTATTGTCTTACTATAAAAACATACCGTTTCTTGACGCGTTCATGAAAAACAAACTGGATGAAAATCAACTGAACTATACAGGAAGCGAACTAGCTGGCAAAACGATAGGAATTGTCGGTTTGGGCGCCATTGGCAAAAAAGTGGCCGCATTTTGCAAAGCCTTGGATATGAACGTGCTGGCTTGTGTTAGAAATCCATCTGTAACCTCTGATGACTTGGTAAAAATAACGGACTTTGATACCCTAGTAAGCACAGCGGATATCATAAGCGTGCATGTACCTCTAACACAGCAAACCAGGCACTTATTTAACAAGACCGTCTTCCAGAAAATGAAGCAAACCGCTCTTTTCATCAATACTGCTCGCGGGGGAATCGTCAAGGAAAGCGACCTAATCGACGCATTAAAAAATCGAGACATACTGGGCGCATGCCTCGATGTGTTTGATTCGGAACCTCTCCCCCTAAGCAGCGAGCTTCGAACTCTGGATAATGTGATACTTACGCCCCACACGGCAGGCCTGCCCGATGGCCGCAAGTTTCACAAAAAGCGCTATGACTTCTTTATTCGCAATATAAACCGCGTAACCAACGGCGAAGAACCGGAAAGCAAGCTCAATCAACTCGTAGCCTGCGGTACAGACAAAACAAATGAATCGGAGGAGCTCCCATGA
- a CDS encoding DMT family transporter, with protein sequence MTESAIGLILVAAFAHATWNFLAKKASGGAAFIWLFAAISTLIYFPLALWIFFVEAPLLGYPQLGFIAVSSILHSLYYILLDKGYRTGDLSLIYPLARGTGPMLSTIGAIIFLDEAPSAVALCGTLLIGLGIVIIAGNPLTLTKSIARKSIALSLLCGAMIAGYTLSDKIAVTSFLIPPLLLDWSTNLGRLLLLTPYALKNWNHVKSQWNRHKLEAISVAFLCPLAYILVLSAMVFSPVSYVAPAREISILIGTAMGAHLLSEGHIRVRFIGAIAMLIGLGALSIG encoded by the coding sequence GTGACTGAATCAGCAATCGGCCTAATCCTAGTTGCCGCTTTCGCTCATGCCACCTGGAATTTCTTAGCCAAGAAAGCTAGCGGAGGCGCCGCCTTTATTTGGTTATTCGCCGCTATATCTACCTTAATCTACTTCCCGTTGGCACTATGGATTTTTTTTGTAGAAGCGCCGTTGCTCGGATATCCTCAGCTAGGGTTTATCGCCGTCAGTTCCATATTACACTCTTTGTACTATATCTTGTTGGACAAAGGATATCGAACAGGGGATCTTTCTCTCATTTACCCGCTAGCCCGTGGTACAGGACCTATGCTCTCGACGATTGGCGCTATTATTTTTTTGGATGAAGCTCCATCTGCGGTAGCGCTTTGCGGAACACTGTTAATTGGATTAGGAATTGTTATAATCGCAGGAAATCCTCTTACATTAACAAAGTCTATTGCTCGTAAATCCATAGCATTATCCCTCCTCTGTGGCGCCATGATTGCCGGGTACACTCTTTCAGACAAAATAGCGGTCACGTCTTTCCTGATCCCGCCTTTGCTTCTCGACTGGTCGACAAACTTAGGTCGATTATTATTATTAACTCCCTATGCCCTAAAAAATTGGAACCACGTAAAAAGCCAATGGAACCGTCACAAATTGGAAGCGATTAGTGTAGCTTTCTTGTGTCCACTAGCGTATATTTTAGTCTTATCGGCTATGGTATTCAGCCCCGTAAGTTATGTCGCTCCTGCAAGAGAAATTAGTATTTTAATAGGTACAGCCATGGGAGCGCACCTGTTATCAGAAGGGCATATTCGAGTTCGTTTCATCGGCGCAATAGCAATGCTCATTGGCTTGGGAGCTTTATCCATCGGCTAA
- a CDS encoding LysR family transcriptional regulator yields the protein MYFPGIEAFLAIVKTENLSKAAEFLHLSQATVSYRLKMLEQEMGGRLVDRRKGESKITLTPRGENFFYIAERWEALWRETQVLKKNEPQLSLAISAAESISHFVLPPLYHLLNQYNPAMRLQIRTQHTQEAFDSIERREMDVAFVVREIASPCVTVKPFFAEEMLLLRLATPERCEGEAINIRELDPQHEIFIIWNKEFQFKHDQWWDPQCPSRIHLDSARLISTFMKDVRQWTIIPASVGKQMIQSGQFVLQKLSEPIPPRICYKAIHKFPNQALQDVLGILDIYLQELFGTQGSS from the coding sequence ATGTATTTTCCAGGGATAGAAGCGTTTTTAGCTATCGTGAAGACTGAAAACTTGAGTAAGGCCGCAGAATTTCTACATTTATCGCAGGCAACTGTTAGCTATCGATTGAAAATGTTGGAGCAGGAGATGGGGGGGCGCTTGGTCGATAGAAGAAAAGGGGAGTCTAAGATTACGCTAACGCCCAGGGGAGAAAATTTTTTTTATATTGCAGAAAGATGGGAGGCGCTCTGGCGAGAAACTCAGGTTCTGAAAAAAAACGAACCTCAATTAAGTTTAGCAATTAGTGCTGCTGAAAGTATAAGCCATTTTGTTTTGCCTCCCTTATATCATCTGTTAAATCAGTATAACCCGGCAATGCGCTTGCAAATTCGAACGCAGCATACGCAGGAAGCGTTTGATAGTATCGAGAGGCGCGAAATGGATGTGGCTTTTGTTGTACGTGAAATAGCATCACCGTGTGTTACGGTCAAGCCATTTTTTGCTGAAGAAATGTTGTTGCTGCGCCTTGCTACGCCAGAACGTTGTGAAGGAGAGGCAATTAATATAAGAGAATTGGATCCGCAACACGAAATTTTTATTATTTGGAATAAAGAATTTCAATTCAAGCATGATCAATGGTGGGATCCACAATGTCCTTCTCGTATTCATTTGGATTCTGCAAGGCTTATCAGTACCTTTATGAAAGACGTCAGACAGTGGACTATCATTCCGGCTTCCGTTGGTAAGCAAATGATACAAAGTGGACAATTTGTCCTCCAGAAATTATCAGAGCCAATTCCACCAAGAATATGCTATAAGGCCATTCATAAATTTCCTAATCAAGCTTTACAGGATGTTCTTGGAATTTTAGATATCTATCTGCAAGAGTTATTTGGAACCCAAGGATCATCATAA
- a CDS encoding PAS domain-containing protein: protein MELEKIKTCILNSIPYPILFVNCDHIIMYMNDAAQYHYHKERGYENLLGKSLFACHNEKSKQKILEAFETIKNHGNEVFIGVSIKNQRIYMNPVRDEHGELIGYFERFELNLER, encoded by the coding sequence ATGGAACTCGAAAAAATTAAGACCTGTATTTTGAACAGTATCCCTTATCCGATTTTATTTGTTAATTGCGACCATATCATAATGTATATGAATGATGCCGCCCAATATCATTATCATAAAGAACGAGGCTATGAAAATTTGCTGGGCAAGTCGTTATTTGCTTGTCACAATGAAAAGTCAAAGCAAAAAATACTGGAAGCCTTCGAAACAATTAAGAACCATGGAAATGAGGTTTTTATTGGTGTAAGCATAAAAAACCAGAGAATCTATATGAATCCGGTTCGTGATGAGCATGGCGAGTTAATCGGTTATTTTGAACGATTTGAGCTTAATCTAGAAAGGTAA
- a CDS encoding diguanylate cyclase produces the protein MKFYAINRPRRWMACIFLNLVPGVVVSFFDISNPTLLLGAIQAVSVLFGGLYCGFFSGFASLAFCFCYFSEASTILNFSEKNFARLIEIVVYIVMIYSLLGYYCYQFEKRIRELEKANSELKQLCVLDDLTGIANRRFFNQMLKKEWGRCLREKKKLSFLMMDVDFFKKYNDIYGHPQGDICLKKIARVIQEKCFRPGDVVARYGGEEFACLLPDTDENGAKYVAEILRQEVANLQIVHDGSSVNEYITISVGLITQLPTAQDTIKEMIRRADFALYQAKKNGRNRIAVYCNECEQANTDIRW, from the coding sequence GTGAAGTTTTATGCAATAAACCGCCCTAGGCGGTGGATGGCTTGCATATTTCTTAATCTAGTGCCAGGCGTCGTGGTTTCCTTTTTTGATATATCCAATCCGACCTTGCTTTTGGGAGCCATTCAAGCTGTTTCTGTGCTGTTTGGAGGTCTTTATTGTGGATTTTTTTCAGGATTCGCTAGCTTAGCTTTTTGCTTCTGTTATTTCTCAGAAGCAAGTACTATATTGAACTTTTCGGAGAAAAATTTTGCTAGGCTTATCGAAATAGTGGTGTATATTGTTATGATATATTCTTTGCTTGGTTATTATTGTTACCAATTTGAAAAACGTATTCGTGAACTGGAGAAAGCGAATAGCGAGTTAAAACAATTATGTGTTTTAGACGACCTTACTGGAATTGCCAACAGGAGATTCTTTAATCAAATGCTGAAAAAAGAGTGGGGAAGATGCTTGCGAGAAAAAAAGAAGCTCTCTTTTTTGATGATGGACGTCGACTTTTTTAAAAAATACAACGATATATATGGTCATCCGCAAGGGGATATATGTTTAAAAAAAATTGCTAGAGTGATTCAAGAAAAGTGTTTTAGGCCGGGAGATGTGGTTGCGCGATATGGCGGCGAGGAGTTTGCTTGTTTGTTGCCTGATACGGATGAGAATGGTGCAAAATACGTTGCGGAGATATTGCGACAAGAGGTAGCGAACCTTCAAATTGTACATGATGGCTCCAGTGTAAATGAATACATAACGATTAGTGTGGGGTTGATAACGCAATTACCTACAGCGCAAGATACTATAAAAGAAATGATTAGGCGAGCGGATTTTGCGTTGTACCAAGCAAAGAAAAATGGAAGAAATAGAATTGCTGTGTATTGTAATGAATGTGAGCAGGCTAATACGGATATAAGGTGGTAA
- a CDS encoding sulfite exporter TauE/SafE family protein, whose product MTAIYLCLTVIFASTVQAVSGFGFNIVGAPLLMLFIAPKQVISLTIFGALILNLMVIHKTRGQGDFHLILPMFAASIVGVLPGVYFLNVVDGSMLKIVVGTIVILMSIVLDADFSVQIRRQRLASIIAGGIGGFMGGATSMSGPVVAMFLMNQKQDKVAFRANLVRFFCLNNIVILGTMYVMGVMEVEVLPLISYIVPGVLIGTWLGEKAFHRVSPIVFRQVVIMVLISCGLMSVGPEVVKHFF is encoded by the coding sequence ATGACGGCTATTTATTTATGTTTGACCGTCATCTTTGCTTCGACGGTACAAGCGGTTAGCGGCTTTGGTTTTAATATCGTTGGCGCACCTCTTTTGATGTTGTTTATTGCTCCTAAGCAGGTGATTAGTCTAACGATTTTCGGCGCCCTGATCTTGAATCTCATGGTGATTCATAAGACAAGGGGACAGGGGGATTTCCATCTGATTTTGCCCATGTTTGCCGCCAGCATAGTGGGGGTTTTGCCGGGCGTATATTTCCTGAATGTTGTGGACGGCTCCATGCTCAAAATTGTAGTGGGGACTATTGTGATTCTCATGTCGATTGTATTGGATGCTGATTTTTCGGTGCAGATCCGACGCCAGCGCTTGGCTTCCATTATCGCAGGAGGTATCGGCGGTTTTATGGGCGGGGCAACAAGTATGAGCGGGCCGGTGGTGGCGATGTTCTTGATGAATCAAAAGCAGGATAAAGTTGCTTTTCGAGCTAATTTAGTACGTTTTTTTTGCCTGAATAATATTGTTATCTTGGGAACTATGTATGTGATGGGAGTCATGGAGGTAGAGGTGTTGCCTCTGATTAGCTATATTGTTCCTGGAGTTCTGATCGGTACCTGGTTGGGGGAAAAGGCGTTTCATCGCGTTTCTCCGATCGTGTTTCGTCAAGTGGTTATTATGGTGCTTATTAGCTGTGGTTTAATGAGCGTAGGGCCGGAGGTAGTCAAGCATTTTTTCTAG
- a CDS encoding ferredoxin, producing the protein MMATITIDRENCISCGMCWDTCPKVYEQNAADSQSQILPQWQVAGNPAEGSVGEELADCAHEGADVCPVSVISVD; encoded by the coding sequence ATGATGGCTACAATTACCATTGATCGGGAAAATTGCATTAGTTGCGGGATGTGCTGGGATACTTGCCCTAAAGTCTATGAACAAAATGCGGCAGATTCACAAAGTCAGATTTTACCGCAGTGGCAGGTTGCAGGAAATCCTGCAGAAGGTAGCGTCGGAGAAGAACTTGCTGACTGTGCGCATGAAGGAGCCGATGTTTGTCCGGTCAGCGTAATTTCAGTGGACTAG
- the preA gene encoding NAD-dependent dihydropyrimidine dehydrogenase subunit PreA — protein sequence MNTSLQVQFCGIQLENPCLLSSASPTQSKEGIAKAFKLGWAGAVTKTCIPDELITPDSSNRFAVLRNKDRAIEGFENLEGMTQKPVAYWEHAIRELKEEFPSKVIIASMMADANLESWRTLARRLENAGADALELNLSCPHFRVAEQMGAAIGKDEEKAAAIAFCVKKEVKIPVLAKLTPNVSSIKDVALAVVKAGADGIVAINTVQALLGVDVDTLEPLPAVNGYSAFGGYSGSAVKPIGLRCVAQISQATDVPIHGVGGIATWRDVIEYMAVGASCVQVCTAVMLEGYSIITPLLHGLKEYMQKKGLQSLAEITGAAIPKLIAREQLNMNWGVRSTVVVPEACVQCAKCIVACQESGKAAICFVNKKVTIDRQRCDGCSLCTHVCPCGVLALR from the coding sequence ATGAACACGAGTTTGCAAGTTCAATTTTGCGGGATTCAACTGGAAAATCCTTGTTTGCTCTCTTCGGCTTCGCCGACGCAAAGCAAGGAAGGGATTGCAAAAGCGTTTAAGCTGGGCTGGGCCGGTGCGGTAACTAAAACTTGTATTCCTGATGAGTTGATTACCCCTGATTCTTCCAATCGATTTGCAGTATTGCGGAACAAGGACCGAGCAATTGAGGGCTTTGAAAATCTTGAAGGAATGACTCAAAAACCGGTAGCGTATTGGGAGCATGCTATACGTGAACTGAAAGAAGAATTTCCGTCTAAAGTTATTATTGCCAGTATGATGGCGGATGCAAATTTGGAATCATGGCGAACACTAGCGCGACGCTTGGAAAATGCGGGGGCGGATGCGTTAGAGCTAAATCTATCTTGTCCACATTTTCGCGTAGCGGAGCAGATGGGGGCGGCCATAGGCAAAGACGAAGAGAAAGCGGCGGCCATTGCCTTTTGTGTAAAAAAAGAGGTAAAAATCCCGGTTCTGGCTAAGTTGACGCCGAATGTCAGCAGTATTAAGGATGTGGCCCTGGCGGTGGTCAAGGCCGGTGCGGACGGCATAGTGGCAATTAATACTGTGCAAGCTCTTCTGGGCGTAGATGTTGATACTTTGGAGCCGTTGCCTGCCGTTAACGGATACAGCGCGTTTGGCGGTTATTCGGGTAGTGCGGTTAAGCCAATCGGCTTGCGCTGTGTGGCGCAAATTTCTCAAGCAACCGATGTTCCAATTCATGGCGTAGGGGGAATTGCAACCTGGCGGGATGTCATAGAGTATATGGCTGTAGGGGCTAGTTGCGTCCAGGTTTGTACGGCGGTAATGCTGGAGGGGTATTCTATTATTACGCCGTTACTTCATGGCTTGAAAGAATATATGCAAAAGAAGGGACTGCAGAGTTTGGCGGAAATTACTGGGGCGGCGATACCGAAACTAATTGCTCGTGAGCAATTAAACATGAACTGGGGCGTGCGTTCGACGGTGGTTGTTCCAGAAGCTTGCGTGCAGTGCGCAAAATGTATTGTAGCTTGTCAGGAGAGTGGCAAAGCGGCGATTTGCTTTGTTAATAAGAAAGTGACCATTGATCGGCAGCGTTGCGATGGCTGTTCTCTGTGCACTCATGTATGTCCTTGCGGGGTATTGGCGTTGCGGTAG
- a CDS encoding MerR family transcriptional regulator — MMKQKWMIGELAKMFDVSTDTLRYYEQEGLLHSHRKGENGYRYYSYDDLFVLMDILLFRSLGLPVKEIQPLVTTKKLREIRAVLQQNDQLIGEKLKALQLQRQQLAQIISQHEVCEAKLGTFSIVGAPTFKSKFLGIEVEEMLRVIKQYKTEAGWMERIRYTLFLSTEEVFGVRSFEAAEMGISFDDETIREFEAGEQQKFSLSLNKECLYTVVGTDYSDREHEIFSQAVSWLHKQGRVMEGPLLGRYLASSHQEGLDYYEIWIALQAT, encoded by the coding sequence ATGATGAAGCAAAAATGGATGATCGGTGAGTTGGCAAAGATGTTCGACGTATCTACCGATACGCTACGGTACTACGAACAGGAAGGGCTGCTCCATTCTCATAGAAAGGGGGAAAACGGATATCGATATTATTCGTATGATGATTTGTTTGTTTTGATGGACATTTTGTTGTTTCGCAGTCTTGGCTTGCCGGTTAAGGAGATACAGCCCTTGGTAACAACTAAAAAACTAAGAGAGATTAGGGCGGTATTGCAACAAAATGACCAACTTATTGGAGAAAAATTGAAAGCGTTGCAGTTGCAGCGGCAGCAGCTTGCGCAGATCATTTCTCAGCATGAAGTGTGTGAAGCGAAGCTTGGAACCTTTTCTATTGTCGGAGCGCCTACTTTTAAGTCTAAATTTCTAGGCATAGAGGTGGAGGAAATGCTTCGCGTAATCAAGCAGTACAAAACGGAAGCGGGGTGGATGGAGCGCATACGTTATACTTTGTTTTTGTCGACAGAAGAGGTGTTTGGAGTACGGAGTTTTGAGGCGGCGGAAATGGGGATTAGCTTTGATGACGAAACCATAAGGGAATTTGAGGCGGGGGAGCAACAGAAATTCTCATTATCGCTAAATAAAGAGTGCTTGTATACGGTGGTTGGAACCGACTATTCGGACCGAGAACATGAGATTTTTTCGCAAGCTGTCTCTTGGCTGCATAAGCAGGGCCGGGTCATGGAAGGACCACTGCTTGGACGATATCTGGCAAGCTCTCATCAAGAAGGACTTGATTATTATGAAATCTGGATTGCCTTACAAGCGACTTGA
- a CDS encoding MATE family efflux transporter produces MKENTLGSRSIRTLFLQYSIPTIAAMLFLGLNTIVDGLFVGRYIGADALAAVNIAMPFSSFLLAFSIVIGIGAQSLIGRKIGEGSTEEANRIFTTSLILAGGIALVFAGLAVLFSTQIAYALGASEKLMPLVASYIHYLGLFLPCLAIMMVLDYALKTLAMPVYAMLALVIAVGSHMLLNWLFIAELSMGIQGAAVATGIAFTVAFIMAAIPFLFQKSALRFFGGSWDTQAARSILYHGASEGVSEMGTGITTFLFNITLMRYVGELGVAAFTIISYLAFIGNNVLIGLSDGVGAIISYNYGNGQRERVKKALQLVAASAGIIGMGMFIAIFTFAEDVISLFLHDGNEAILRFAVYGAKLYAFAFLVNGFNIVTAGYFTAIGNPRQAVLVALNKGVLWIVAGVSILPMLFGVQGIWLTVPLAELVTLVLSGRLLYRHFQCS; encoded by the coding sequence ATGAAAGAAAATACGTTGGGTTCGAGAAGTATTCGAACTCTGTTCTTGCAATACAGCATTCCGACGATTGCCGCCATGCTTTTTCTCGGGCTGAATACGATCGTGGACGGCCTGTTTGTTGGTCGTTATATAGGGGCCGACGCCTTGGCTGCAGTGAATATAGCCATGCCTTTTAGCAGCTTTTTACTAGCGTTTAGCATTGTCATTGGCATCGGAGCGCAGAGCTTGATTGGCAGGAAGATAGGAGAAGGAAGCACCGAAGAAGCCAATCGCATTTTTACTACATCGCTGATCTTGGCCGGTGGAATTGCTTTAGTTTTTGCGGGGCTTGCCGTGCTATTTTCTACACAAATTGCTTATGCACTGGGAGCTAGTGAAAAGTTGATGCCGCTGGTTGCTTCTTATATTCACTATTTAGGCTTGTTTTTGCCGTGCCTGGCGATAATGATGGTATTAGATTATGCGTTGAAAACATTAGCTATGCCTGTTTACGCGATGCTGGCCCTAGTGATTGCTGTCGGAAGTCACATGCTTTTAAATTGGCTTTTTATAGCGGAGTTGTCTATGGGGATTCAGGGCGCAGCGGTTGCTACAGGAATTGCTTTTACAGTAGCGTTTATTATGGCGGCGATTCCGTTCCTTTTTCAAAAATCGGCATTAAGGTTCTTTGGTGGAAGCTGGGATACACAAGCGGCTCGCAGTATTCTTTACCATGGTGCATCCGAAGGCGTGAGTGAGATGGGAACGGGAATTACCACTTTTTTGTTCAATATTACTTTGATGCGGTATGTAGGGGAACTGGGAGTGGCGGCGTTTACCATCATTAGCTATTTAGCTTTTATTGGCAACAATGTATTAATTGGACTGTCCGACGGGGTTGGTGCCATCATTAGTTATAATTATGGAAATGGTCAGCGGGAGCGCGTAAAAAAAGCCTTGCAGCTTGTGGCTGCAAGTGCGGGGATTATCGGTATGGGGATGTTTATTGCTATTTTTACGTTTGCTGAAGATGTTATCTCTTTATTTCTACATGACGGCAATGAAGCAATACTGCGTTTTGCTGTATACGGAGCTAAACTATATGCGTTTGCTTTTTTAGTCAATGGGTTCAATATTGTTACAGCAGGTTATTTTACCGCTATCGGCAATCCGCGGCAAGCCGTGTTAGTTGCTTTAAATAAAGGCGTCTTGTGGATTGTTGCAGGGGTCAGCATCTTGCCGATGCTGTTTGGCGTTCAAGGAATTTGGCTGACGGTGCCTCTGGCAGAATTGGTAACGCTTGTTTTATCCGGCAGGTTGCTCTATCGGCACTTTCAGTGCTCCTAA
- a CDS encoding LysR family transcriptional regulator → MDIQLFQTFLTVAKLGNMTQAASRLNFTQPTVTGQIRTLEQHFGVLLFERVGKKLFITAAGRELISYAEKLLGTYAEAEQALSLHPSQINLGISAAMINHLMLPFLKKFQQQAPQCSVSLELCANASEVEEGILENRFDLGFIQNENTAPALTGFKLSEEELVWVIHPKLLEEHQHSSRLADYPLLSYRAGGLFYQLYEKTLGQKGVKATIEYSESEAMKNAILQGLGCGAMPLLLVRELLEAGTLQEFANVPRSTFSIWTAFHKNKKQSRAVASLLSLLQDGAKAPLS, encoded by the coding sequence ATGGATATTCAGCTCTTCCAGACCTTTTTAACGGTAGCTAAACTGGGCAATATGACTCAGGCAGCATCCCGTCTGAATTTTACGCAGCCAACGGTTACTGGACAAATTCGCACCCTGGAGCAACATTTTGGTGTTCTCCTCTTCGAACGAGTTGGCAAAAAGCTCTTTATCACAGCCGCTGGCCGTGAACTAATTTCGTATGCTGAAAAGCTGCTGGGCACCTATGCCGAAGCCGAACAAGCCTTGAGCCTCCACCCCAGTCAAATCAATCTGGGAATTTCCGCCGCCATGATCAATCACTTGATGCTGCCCTTCCTCAAAAAATTTCAGCAGCAAGCCCCCCAATGCTCCGTATCGTTGGAACTCTGCGCTAATGCTTCCGAAGTGGAGGAGGGCATCCTTGAAAACCGCTTCGACTTAGGTTTTATTCAAAATGAGAATACCGCCCCCGCACTAACTGGATTCAAGTTATCTGAAGAAGAACTGGTTTGGGTCATACACCCCAAACTGTTGGAAGAACATCAGCACAGCTCCCGTCTTGCCGATTATCCCTTGCTTTCCTATCGCGCTGGCGGACTATTTTATCAGCTCTATGAAAAAACCTTGGGACAAAAAGGAGTCAAAGCCACTATCGAATACAGTGAATCGGAGGCCATGAAAAATGCTATTCTCCAAGGTCTTGGCTGCGGCGCCATGCCCTTGCTTTTAGTGCGAGAGTTGCTGGAAGCAGGCACGCTTCAGGAATTTGCCAATGTCCCCCGTTCCACCTTCAGCATCTGGACCGCCTTCCATAAAAACAAAAAGCAGTCCCGCGCTGTTGCGAGCCTGCTTTCATTACTCCAAGACGGAGCAAAAGCCCCCTTGTCTTGA
- a CDS encoding diguanylate cyclase: MIDEAGKEIDLNATLAELVSAIIRPGITFAEMYQIVLQKSQALTESQHGFVSSIDPKTNAHVSDTLTEMRKDVCSVSSALYALPEGPHHLYQGLWGHSLNTRAAYFTNNPGGHSAARGLPEGHVPLINFLSVPVLFAGELLGQIALANSSRDYTQEDLEIISKIGKVYAIVLHNKQQENELRSSEERFRLMIEGAPFPIVVCGLEEYSILYCNQLAASFFNVSQEEAMLLKITDFYVVQKERLKMFAELRKQGKVLGRELQLKNREGQIFWVIVSAVKMEWFGKPVVMVAINDISARKKMEEELQSLATTDTLTGILNRRQFFALGEQEVERSRRYGRALALLLYDIDHFKKVNDTFGHQAGDIVLQELAKLVHGQLRKNDLEGRVGGEEFAILLPETSISEAAVLAERIRGIIESVAINIGETSLHITASFGVASVEKADLSLDSVYKRADSALYEAKNAGRNRVGRK, encoded by the coding sequence ATGATAGATGAAGCCGGTAAAGAAATTGATCTGAATGCGACACTGGCGGAATTAGTATCGGCCATTATTCGGCCGGGTATTACCTTTGCTGAAATGTACCAAATTGTCTTGCAAAAATCACAGGCATTGACCGAAAGCCAGCATGGCTTTGTTTCCTCTATTGATCCTAAGACCAATGCGCATGTGAGTGATACTTTGACAGAAATGCGTAAGGATGTTTGCTCCGTGAGTTCAGCGTTGTATGCGCTGCCAGAAGGGCCGCATCATCTTTATCAGGGACTGTGGGGGCATTCCTTGAATACGCGAGCAGCCTATTTTACGAATAACCCTGGGGGGCACTCCGCGGCGAGGGGGTTGCCGGAAGGACATGTTCCTTTGATTAATTTTTTATCGGTACCCGTCTTGTTTGCGGGGGAACTACTGGGGCAAATCGCTTTGGCTAATTCTTCACGAGATTATACACAAGAAGACCTTGAAATAATTTCTAAGATAGGGAAGGTATATGCTATTGTGCTGCATAACAAGCAGCAGGAGAATGAACTGCGCAGCAGTGAAGAACGGTTTCGCCTTATGATCGAAGGCGCTCCTTTTCCAATAGTTGTCTGCGGTTTAGAGGAATATTCGATTCTATATTGCAACCAGTTGGCTGCAAGCTTTTTTAACGTATCGCAAGAAGAAGCGATGCTTCTAAAGATTACGGATTTTTATGTGGTACAGAAGGAACGCTTAAAAATGTTTGCTGAACTGCGGAAGCAAGGGAAGGTATTAGGGCGGGAACTACAGCTCAAGAATCGTGAAGGTCAAATTTTCTGGGTGATCGTATCGGCGGTAAAAATGGAATGGTTTGGCAAGCCGGTAGTTATGGTAGCGATTAATGATATCAGCGCCAGAAAAAAGATGGAAGAAGAATTGCAAAGTTTAGCAACGACCGATACCCTGACAGGCATTTTAAATCGACGTCAGTTCTTCGCGTTGGGTGAGCAGGAGGTAGAGCGTTCGCGTCGCTATGGCAGAGCGTTGGCATTGCTTCTATATGATATTGATCATTTTAAAAAAGTAAATGATACTTTTGGACATCAAGCAGGAGATATCGTTTTGCAAGAACTTGCCAAGCTTGTACATGGGCAGTTGCGTAAGAATGATCTAGAGGGGCGCGTAGGAGGCGAAGAATTTGCCATTTTACTGCCGGAAACATCAATTTCTGAAGCGGCGGTGTTGGCGGAGCGCATCCGGGGAATTATTGAGAGTGTTGCTATCAACATAGGTGAGACGTCTCTGCATATAACCGCAAGCTTTGGCGTGGCCAGCGTTGAAAAAGCGGATTTATCGTTGGATTCGGTTTATAAAAGAGCAGATAGCGCCTTATACGAAGCAAAAAATGCCGGGCGAAATCGTGTTGGCAGGAAGTAA